In Thermococcus alcaliphilus, one DNA window encodes the following:
- a CDS encoding DUF58 domain-containing protein: MKREDLLLTLSLLLVLEGYLGDNLAPAILGFGIAVYLFMVRLGVEFSIAGERLLRENRLEEGKEGEVELTLENKGRDVVVRILELAEDFEVLGNLSLPLKEGEVRKVSYGLRPKGKGEFLLRPVKVLAEDIRGLYFEEFELGREERIYVYPSVDSIKEAARADYNIRLAELYKKSQFVGTEGLEIKDLREYQHGDDFKRIDWKASMRLGELIIREMLKESDADVYIFVDNTSEMRKGIKKAKVDYASTLALQLAANLIKSYRVGMVIYDEEKAEFIKASKSMAQLETMRRKLNLRWKRGEMSLKFRLEVKMGKRARKFLNTILPLKKGRRGSKGVFEGLSLIKQPSFLIFISDLSNPSDLYRAIAQAKWNHKVLLLSPNPILFYGGELDRETLKRLYRAYLEREKLLKKFNALVPTIDLGPSDYIREIAKVV; the protein is encoded by the coding sequence ATGAAGAGGGAAGACCTCCTCCTTACCCTTTCACTCCTGCTTGTCCTTGAGGGCTATTTAGGGGACAACTTAGCCCCAGCTATTCTCGGCTTTGGGATAGCGGTTTACCTGTTCATGGTGAGGCTTGGAGTTGAGTTTTCAATTGCCGGGGAGAGATTATTAAGGGAAAACCGTCTTGAGGAGGGTAAGGAGGGAGAGGTCGAGCTGACTCTGGAGAACAAGGGAAGAGATGTTGTTGTTAGAATTCTTGAACTGGCTGAGGACTTCGAGGTTTTAGGGAATCTCAGCCTTCCTTTGAAGGAAGGTGAAGTTAGGAAGGTTTCTTATGGTCTAAGACCAAAGGGGAAGGGTGAGTTCCTCTTAAGGCCCGTGAAAGTTTTGGCTGAAGATATTAGGGGCTTATATTTTGAGGAATTTGAGCTCGGAAGGGAGGAAAGGATTTACGTTTATCCCTCAGTTGACTCAATAAAGGAGGCCGCGAGGGCTGATTACAACATAAGGCTTGCGGAGCTCTACAAAAAGAGCCAGTTCGTTGGAACTGAGGGACTTGAGATAAAGGACTTGAGGGAATACCAGCACGGAGATGACTTCAAGAGGATTGACTGGAAGGCTAGCATGAGACTTGGGGAGCTTATAATAAGGGAGATGCTCAAGGAGAGCGATGCTGACGTTTACATCTTCGTTGACAACACGAGTGAGATGAGGAAGGGGATAAAAAAGGCCAAGGTTGACTATGCCTCTACTTTGGCTTTGCAGTTGGCTGCAAACTTGATAAAGAGCTACCGCGTTGGCATGGTGATTTATGATGAGGAGAAGGCTGAGTTCATAAAGGCATCAAAGTCAATGGCTCAGCTTGAGACTATGAGGAGAAAGCTTAACCTGAGGTGGAAAAGGGGAGAGATGAGCCTTAAGTTCAGGCTTGAGGTGAAGATGGGGAAGAGGGCTAGAAAGTTTCTCAATACTATTTTGCCTTTAAAGAAGGGGAGGAGGGGAAGCAAGGGAGTGTTTGAGGGGCTTTCTCTGATAAAGCAGCCTTCTTTCTTGATATTCATAAGCGATTTGAGCAACCCCTCTGACCTTTATAGGGCTATAGCCCAGGCAAAGTGGAACCATAAGGTTCTTTTGCTCTCCCCGAATCCGATATTGTTCTATGGTGGGGAATTAGATAGGGAAACATTGAAGAGACTTTATAGGGCCTACCTGGAGAGGGAGAAGCTGCTTAAGAAGTTTAACGCCCTCGTTCCGACCATAGACCTCGGCCCGAGTGACTACATAAGGGAGATTGCGAAGGTGGTGTGA
- a CDS encoding glycosyltransferase family 4 protein: MKQPRILILPSLLNKPKYGGPGGVVYLLWKLRAFPDADYGGTKKRILRRQKKRDILLKLQAVLESTSIGLIVSYMLYILKNSIQIKKYMRQKNVPFDVVLSHTVIDTVSLFFLKRKFPNLKIITVYHGQGPLFFELEGYGAIKYFKVFNFLLRAFTQNLEFLCFRISDYLGFPSRGAKRELLRLAPYLRENLERKKTFILYNTLKITLSGTNEEIIDDEKRSKLAFITVANLNYMKGVDRVPEVLDFIAKSIGYPFEWILIGRGNEDIKSLILREIEVNGLKDRTKLVEEYIDDKTLATLLKSSKFYIMLHRVSIFDLVTLEAMFYGAIPILSNTGGNKDIIFNYKNGVLINYQNSSATNLPEVALWIKKLYDNPKDIRKIRILNRKKIKEKFSPEQFKLRYQRMIMEVAQR; the protein is encoded by the coding sequence ATGAAGCAACCAAGAATTTTAATTTTACCGAGCTTATTAAACAAACCTAAGTATGGGGGACCGGGTGGAGTAGTTTACTTACTATGGAAGTTGCGTGCTTTTCCTGATGCAGACTATGGTGGTACAAAAAAAAGAATTCTAAGAAGACAAAAAAAAAGGGACATATTGCTTAAACTACAAGCTGTACTTGAGTCTACCTCTATTGGGTTAATTGTAAGTTATATGCTATACATACTAAAGAACTCTATACAGATAAAAAAATATATGCGACAGAAAAATGTGCCATTTGATGTGGTCTTGTCACATACAGTTATTGATACTGTTTCATTATTTTTCCTAAAACGAAAATTCCCTAACCTAAAAATAATCACCGTCTATCATGGTCAAGGACCATTGTTTTTTGAGTTGGAGGGATATGGGGCTATAAAATATTTTAAAGTCTTTAATTTCCTTTTAAGAGCATTTACTCAAAACTTAGAGTTCCTATGCTTTAGGATTTCAGATTACCTTGGGTTTCCTTCTAGAGGGGCGAAAAGAGAATTATTGCGACTCGCTCCATATTTGCGAGAGAATCTCGAAAGAAAAAAAACATTTATCTTGTATAATACTCTAAAGATTACGTTATCGGGAACAAATGAAGAAATTATAGACGATGAAAAGAGATCCAAATTGGCATTTATTACTGTTGCAAATCTTAATTATATGAAAGGGGTTGATAGAGTTCCTGAAGTTCTTGATTTTATAGCCAAATCCATCGGGTATCCTTTTGAATGGATACTTATTGGTAGAGGAAATGAAGATATAAAATCACTAATACTTAGGGAAATTGAAGTGAATGGACTTAAAGATAGAACGAAATTAGTCGAAGAATACATCGATGATAAAACTCTTGCCACATTGTTAAAGAGTTCCAAGTTTTACATTATGTTGCATAGAGTCTCTATTTTTGATTTAGTAACACTCGAAGCAATGTTCTATGGGGCAATACCGATCTTGTCTAATACTGGTGGTAACAAGGATATTATTTTTAATTATAAAAATGGAGTCCTTATAAACTACCAAAACTCATCAGCCACAAATTTACCTGAAGTGGCACTGTGGATTAAAAAACTTTATGATAACCCAAAAGATATAAGAAAAATTAGAATCCTCAACAGAAAGAAAATTAAAGAAAAATTTAGCCCAGAGCAATTTAAACTGAGATACCAAAGAATGATTA
- a CDS encoding glycosyltransferase family 2 protein, producing the protein MKTLIVIPAYNEELTIGSVVALAKKYGDVLVVDDGSYDRTSEIAQKAGAVVIRHKVNMGKGAALKSGFEYALSQDYDIVITIDADGQHNPDEIPLLVDPIMKGEADLVIGSRYLNGSKEKIPLYRRLGLWVLNKGTKAVSGLEVDSQSGFRAMNRKVLESIDLESEDYSVETDMVVKAKEKGIRIREVPISVRYDVPKKHKKNPLSHGLSVLASIVSLIGYRRPLLLFGILSLASFIVAGVLAYLALEPYYHGGRVFLTQAIGAGIFTIIGIQLFVAGLMLNVLARIVRE; encoded by the coding sequence ATGAAAACCCTCATAGTGATTCCAGCCTACAATGAAGAATTAACGATTGGCTCAGTTGTTGCCCTTGCTAAGAAATATGGGGATGTTCTTGTTGTTGATGATGGTTCTTATGATAGAACTTCTGAGATAGCTCAAAAGGCAGGAGCAGTTGTTATTCGCCATAAGGTTAACATGGGTAAAGGAGCTGCCCTAAAGAGCGGTTTTGAGTATGCTTTGAGTCAAGATTATGATATTGTTATAACCATAGATGCCGATGGTCAGCACAATCCGGATGAGATACCTCTTCTGGTTGATCCCATAATGAAAGGGGAAGCCGACTTGGTTATAGGTTCCCGCTATTTAAATGGGAGCAAAGAGAAAATTCCACTCTACAGGCGCCTTGGTCTATGGGTTCTCAACAAGGGCACAAAGGCTGTCTCTGGGTTGGAAGTTGATTCGCAGAGTGGCTTCAGGGCTATGAACAGAAAAGTCCTTGAGAGTATAGATCTTGAGAGTGAGGACTACTCAGTGGAAACCGACATGGTGGTAAAAGCCAAAGAAAAAGGAATCAGGATCAGGGAAGTGCCAATAAGTGTCCGTTACGACGTTCCAAAAAAGCACAAGAAAAATCCTCTCTCCCACGGGCTCAGTGTTCTGGCTTCCATCGTAAGCCTTATTGGATATAGAAGACCTTTGTTGCTGTTTGGGATCTTAAGCCTGGCTTCGTTTATTGTTGCTGGAGTGCTGGCGTATTTAGCCCTTGAGCCCTATTATCATGGTGGACGAGTATTCTTGACTCAGGCCATTGGTGCGGGCATATTTACGATAATTGGGATTCAACTATTCGTTGCTGGACTGATGCTGAATGTTTTAGCGAGGATAGTGAGGGAGTAA
- a CDS encoding alkaline phosphatase family protein: MKDKKIAIIGLDGANKTTAKLVGVEAQLHDFISTIPPYTPPAWTSILTGVNPAKHGIIGWQKVDRMSFKSRLATSRDVKYPRLPEILSSANMKSVIINLPMTYPITWADPENTIVVSDWMAPKQTIFPKKLEEQYREFLIDPPHQWWQESDRDEYADKVKEFTETRLSVYYDLLEKIDWNLYFIVFSETDWFSHWMPQILEGKDEHVVKPTFKLIREFINEVESIADIVFIVSDHGFQKIDKVFYINEALAQNGFIRYSGFKFRMANTAKKLIRRSNILAEVLYKLIPKSKISVNSMSYAISEAVAMLIESETWGLYLKNRENIKEVINALTDYPEIVDVVPSKLIHKGPLSRYLPDLFVIPAEGVSVSDELSGTITKQVVKGDHEIKGIFSFRGEGVKEDILFNKTPRVYDIVPTVLHIFGLPIPSDTDGRILKEIFEEDSELSKKQPIE; the protein is encoded by the coding sequence ATGAAAGATAAAAAAATTGCTATAATCGGTCTTGATGGAGCTAACAAAACAACAGCCAAGCTTGTGGGAGTAGAGGCCCAACTTCATGACTTCATCTCAACGATCCCTCCGTATACTCCTCCCGCTTGGACTTCTATTCTAACCGGAGTAAATCCTGCTAAGCATGGGATAATTGGATGGCAGAAAGTTGATAGGATGTCGTTTAAGAGCAGGCTAGCGACATCGAGAGATGTAAAATATCCTCGCCTTCCTGAGATTCTTAGCTCTGCTAATATGAAGAGTGTAATAATTAATCTTCCCATGACTTATCCTATAACTTGGGCTGATCCAGAAAATACAATTGTCGTTTCAGATTGGATGGCTCCCAAACAAACGATATTCCCAAAAAAACTTGAAGAGCAATATAGGGAATTTCTAATAGATCCACCCCATCAATGGTGGCAAGAATCAGACAGAGATGAATACGCTGATAAGGTGAAAGAGTTCACAGAGACACGTCTTTCTGTCTATTATGATCTTCTCGAAAAGATAGATTGGAACTTATATTTTATCGTTTTTAGTGAGACTGATTGGTTTTCTCACTGGATGCCTCAAATTCTTGAAGGTAAAGACGAACACGTAGTGAAACCAACGTTTAAATTAATCAGAGAATTTATTAACGAGGTTGAATCTATTGCAGATATAGTGTTCATTGTGAGTGACCATGGATTCCAAAAGATTGACAAGGTGTTTTACATAAATGAAGCACTTGCTCAAAACGGTTTCATCAGGTATAGTGGGTTTAAATTCAGGATGGCTAATACTGCTAAAAAGTTAATTAGAAGAAGCAATATTCTAGCTGAAGTATTATACAAGTTAATTCCCAAAAGCAAGATCTCAGTTAATTCGATGTCATATGCTATTTCAGAGGCAGTTGCTATGTTGATAGAATCTGAAACATGGGGGCTATACTTGAAAAACAGAGAAAACATAAAAGAAGTCATTAATGCGCTAACTGACTATCCTGAGATTGTTGATGTTGTGCCTTCCAAGCTTATTCACAAGGGCCCTCTCAGCAGATACCTTCCAGATTTGTTCGTGATTCCCGCTGAGGGTGTAAGTGTATCTGATGAACTCAGTGGAACAATTACCAAACAAGTCGTTAAAGGGGATCATGAAATTAAAGGTATATTCTCGTTTCGGGGAGAGGGTGTGAAAGAAGATATACTGTTTAACAAGACTCCGAGGGTCTATGACATTGTACCCACTGTGCTTCATATATTCGGACTGCCAATTCCAAGCGATACGGATGGTAGGATTTTAAAAGAGATTTTTGAAGAGGATTCGGAATTGTCAAAGAAGCAACCAATTGAATAA
- a CDS encoding STT3 domain-containing protein has protein sequence MEFERIFKPKFALPLITIIALILRLIPLRFKYMLGYDPYFHLAYIEEALKAGEWFNFFTIAGGPWGSQVHKFHPLGLWMTPAYVYKVLKFLGVSLYNAFRITPVIFGVLTIAFFYLALLKLYDERRAFFASLFLALSFGHIFRSMANYYRGDNYMLFWYSVALVGVAYALSMEKRLGYKRFVFYLIPALASGFASIFWQAYYPIFIFLLANAVFLAVGAFLLDEKKLFDSLLLTLSTLLGAVIANSLGEKFGYGMLGYDQMGKRVAEKLALEFGAIKDAYLLIHVKYLVPLTLVFIVLLFIAGKFVKDVRLKAGILIGLGLLGVFVLFYRFEALKELSTGFGIFKEAPITETRPSTFNDLWNAFALSMFLTPLFFLKFGRAKVQDFMLLGLIVPSVYMIKTWTRFLFIGSMGIALMAGFGLWELHSVLKPKLDGKKGLAVGLTLLLIVPSANVFVTLDRVWKEKPFMNEHWERALTWLRENSNDNDIVLAWWDYGHWVTYYSRRSPVAQGSPNTNVALYYLGKLDENWAMGLGVDYVVVSYYDFLKFGAIVDTARMHPKYNITEEYGIVILPMVSSLGAFVFQRDNYRVIVKPDDRWNIVVNVDGRALAPKEVYVEYKEKIIKPELTSPNSNAYLYINLNYRYAILMNEETFNTTLANLFIKPEEPYELVYSDGGIVKILKLKHPNVRIEKANGKIIFHFENATGTRLGIGGFLDNGTMVFSKWYPVKGLEEFELPSEVNGTVIRYAYAEGKKVVDRGIFRRR, from the coding sequence ATGGAGTTTGAGAGGATTTTCAAGCCAAAATTTGCGCTTCCTCTGATAACTATCATTGCTCTAATTCTCAGGTTGATTCCCTTGAGGTTCAAATACATGCTTGGTTACGACCCTTATTTTCATCTGGCTTATATCGAGGAAGCCCTAAAAGCAGGAGAGTGGTTCAACTTTTTCACCATCGCAGGCGGTCCCTGGGGGTCTCAGGTTCACAAGTTTCATCCCCTTGGCTTGTGGATGACTCCAGCCTATGTTTATAAGGTTTTGAAGTTCCTTGGAGTTTCCCTCTACAATGCTTTCAGAATAACCCCGGTTATATTTGGTGTCTTGACCATAGCTTTCTTCTACTTAGCTTTGCTGAAGCTCTACGATGAGAGGAGGGCTTTTTTTGCCTCTCTTTTCCTTGCACTAAGCTTTGGACACATATTCAGGTCGATGGCTAACTACTACAGGGGAGACAACTACATGCTCTTCTGGTACAGCGTTGCTTTAGTAGGGGTTGCATATGCTCTCTCCATGGAGAAAAGACTTGGTTACAAGAGATTTGTCTTTTACCTTATTCCAGCCCTTGCGAGCGGTTTTGCTTCGATTTTCTGGCAGGCTTATTATCCGATTTTCATATTCTTGCTTGCAAACGCAGTGTTTTTAGCCGTAGGTGCTTTTCTCTTGGACGAGAAAAAGCTTTTTGATTCTCTTTTGCTGACATTATCAACTCTTCTGGGGGCGGTTATTGCTAACTCTCTGGGAGAAAAGTTTGGCTATGGAATGCTGGGTTATGACCAAATGGGTAAAAGGGTCGCGGAAAAGTTAGCCCTTGAGTTTGGCGCAATAAAAGATGCCTACCTTCTGATTCATGTCAAATACTTAGTTCCCTTGACCCTTGTATTCATAGTGCTTCTTTTTATTGCAGGTAAATTCGTTAAGGACGTTAGATTAAAGGCAGGAATTCTAATTGGGCTTGGATTGCTGGGTGTTTTCGTGCTCTTCTATAGGTTTGAAGCCCTGAAGGAGCTATCAACTGGCTTCGGCATTTTTAAAGAAGCCCCCATAACGGAAACTCGCCCTTCCACCTTTAACGACCTCTGGAATGCCTTTGCACTCTCCATGTTTTTAACTCCCCTCTTTTTCCTGAAGTTCGGGAGAGCCAAAGTTCAGGACTTTATGCTCCTCGGGCTTATCGTGCCGAGCGTTTACATGATCAAGACGTGGACTAGGTTTTTATTCATAGGCTCCATGGGAATTGCCCTGATGGCTGGCTTTGGTCTCTGGGAGCTTCACAGCGTTTTAAAGCCCAAACTTGATGGTAAAAAGGGTCTTGCAGTTGGTTTAACTTTACTCCTCATAGTTCCTTCTGCAAACGTCTTTGTGACTCTGGATAGAGTGTGGAAGGAAAAGCCCTTTATGAACGAGCACTGGGAGAGGGCTTTAACCTGGCTTAGAGAGAACTCAAATGATAACGATATAGTTCTGGCTTGGTGGGACTACGGTCACTGGGTTACCTATTACTCAAGAAGGTCTCCAGTTGCTCAGGGAAGTCCAAACACTAATGTTGCTCTGTACTACTTAGGAAAGCTCGACGAGAACTGGGCTATGGGTCTTGGAGTTGATTACGTGGTTGTTTCTTATTACGACTTCCTCAAGTTCGGTGCTATCGTTGATACCGCGAGAATGCATCCCAAGTATAACATAACGGAGGAATACGGGATAGTCATATTGCCCATGGTTTCCTCCCTTGGGGCGTTTGTCTTTCAGAGGGATAACTACAGGGTGATTGTCAAGCCCGATGACAGGTGGAACATTGTGGTGAACGTTGATGGAAGGGCTTTAGCTCCAAAGGAGGTTTATGTGGAATACAAAGAGAAAATAATAAAGCCGGAGCTTACCTCCCCCAATTCCAATGCTTACCTCTACATAAACCTGAACTACAGGTACGCTATTTTAATGAACGAAGAGACATTCAACACAACTCTTGCTAATCTATTCATAAAGCCGGAGGAGCCCTATGAGCTGGTTTATTCCGATGGGGGTATTGTGAAGATACTTAAACTCAAGCACCCCAATGTGAGAATTGAAAAGGCTAATGGAAAGATAATCTTTCACTTTGAGAACGCAACCGGAACGAGATTAGGAATCGGGGGCTTCCTCGACAACGGAACGATGGTCTTTAGCAAGTGGTATCCCGTTAAAGGGTTAGAGGAATTCGAGCTGCCAAGTGAAGTCAACGGCACGGTGATAAGGTATGCCTATGCGGAGGGCAAAAAGGTCGTCGACAGGGGAATTTTCAGAAGGAGGTGA
- a CDS encoding glycosyltransferase produces the protein MKKDLNVLVIAPFYDIFPFVGDLIDATAKYVSSIDVLIHHNYLAELAPYIPFSYFRWVEKFTKKNIAGLRSKPSNVKVHVLSTLYLMPDGRNRGLGDKLYKKFSEYIKKQGLTFDIIHAHVHWPQGYVAVKLGKEFNVPVVVTVHANRTKLEESIEWNRKDILFVFKNADALIRVNKADIEFLKNLGAKRVYGIPNGFNPAKFPFLPKDFARKELGLPLDKKIILNVAVLKPWKGHKYLIEAVDVLREKIPDILCYIGSNGPLYDYLRRLIEKKGLEENVKLLGYIPDEKLPLWMNAADLFVLPSLNEGNPTVMFEALGVGLPFVGTTVGGVPEVITSEDYGLLCKPGDPQDLAEKILIALERNWDRDKIRKYAEQFTWENIAKRVVNVYEEVLEETRKT, from the coding sequence ATGAAGAAGGATTTAAACGTTTTAGTTATAGCCCCTTTTTATGACATTTTTCCATTTGTTGGAGACCTAATAGATGCAACAGCAAAATATGTCAGCAGCATAGATGTTTTGATTCACCATAATTACTTAGCTGAACTTGCTCCGTACATACCTTTTTCCTATTTTAGATGGGTTGAAAAGTTCACAAAGAAGAACATAGCCGGTCTTAGATCGAAGCCCTCTAATGTTAAGGTTCATGTCCTTTCAACCCTCTATCTCATGCCAGATGGTCGAAATCGGGGACTTGGGGACAAGCTTTACAAAAAATTTTCAGAGTATATCAAAAAACAAGGGTTAACTTTTGATATTATCCATGCACATGTTCACTGGCCTCAAGGTTATGTTGCAGTTAAGTTGGGAAAAGAGTTTAACGTTCCGGTGGTAGTCACAGTTCATGCAAATCGGACTAAATTGGAGGAATCTATTGAATGGAACCGTAAGGATATTTTATTCGTCTTTAAGAATGCTGACGCACTAATACGGGTTAACAAAGCCGACATAGAGTTTCTTAAAAACTTGGGGGCAAAAAGAGTTTATGGTATTCCCAACGGATTCAATCCGGCCAAGTTTCCATTTCTGCCGAAGGATTTTGCAAGAAAAGAGTTGGGTTTACCTTTGGATAAAAAAATCATTCTAAACGTGGCAGTCTTAAAGCCTTGGAAGGGCCACAAATATCTCATTGAAGCTGTTGATGTACTCAGGGAAAAAATACCTGACATTTTGTGCTATATTGGCAGTAATGGTCCTTTATATGATTACTTACGAAGGCTTATTGAAAAAAAGGGATTAGAAGAGAATGTCAAACTTCTGGGGTACATCCCTGATGAAAAATTGCCTCTATGGATGAATGCCGCAGATTTGTTTGTTCTGCCAAGTCTCAACGAAGGAAATCCCACAGTAATGTTTGAGGCTCTTGGCGTTGGTTTGCCATTTGTTGGTACTACGGTGGGGGGAGTGCCGGAAGTAATAACCTCTGAAGACTACGGGCTACTCTGCAAGCCTGGAGACCCCCAGGATTTGGCAGAGAAAATCTTAATAGCTCTTGAGAGGAACTGGGACAGAGATAAGATCAGAAAGTATGCCGAGCAATTTACTTGGGAAAATATTGCGAAGCGGGTAGTAAATGTGTATGAGGAAGTATTAGAAGAGACTAGAAAAACTTAG
- a CDS encoding glycosyltransferase family 4 protein, whose translation MGIRVAMLAPEFLPVWGGVGTYAVELVRNFPEDVEVHVITPFRERIGDKMASSADYDFEKMFGNNVHIHFLSKARDTFIYNAKFQLAIWRSLKDIVRREGINIVHSAGGLPDLLINPSELEVPIVNTIHSTLRWQINDLREISFSEMEFSEKMTKILALGLKWLEDMYYKKRFNLITVSQFGKKRIVKENNIPCEYIEVIHNGVDVERFTPQNRRKAKELYGDIIEKEGVKVLYLSRFVARKGFNLLLRAIPEVLKKVDAHFIFAGPGIKPNFEVFRIPKGTYTYLGYVYPPDYLYSIADIFVLPSFTENFPMSVLEAMASEVCVLATNVGGIPEMVKNKYNGLLIPTKDVDALIRSLVYLIENDRERKKMAKNARRTVVEKFTWKKSAELTLEYYKEILEEGK comes from the coding sequence ATGGGAATAAGAGTTGCAATGCTTGCTCCAGAATTTCTGCCTGTCTGGGGAGGAGTTGGAACGTATGCAGTGGAACTTGTTAGAAATTTTCCGGAGGATGTTGAAGTTCACGTGATTACTCCTTTCAGGGAGCGGATAGGAGATAAGATGGCATCTTCTGCGGATTATGACTTTGAGAAGATGTTTGGTAATAATGTCCATATACACTTTCTGAGCAAGGCTAGGGATACGTTTATTTATAATGCCAAGTTCCAGTTAGCTATATGGAGATCACTAAAAGATATTGTCAGAAGAGAGGGTATTAATATTGTTCATAGTGCTGGCGGTCTACCTGATTTACTTATTAATCCGAGTGAGTTAGAAGTGCCGATTGTCAACACGATTCATTCTACGCTGAGATGGCAGATTAATGATTTAAGAGAGATTAGCTTCTCAGAAATGGAGTTTTCGGAGAAAATGACCAAAATTCTAGCTCTAGGACTAAAATGGTTAGAAGATATGTATTACAAAAAGAGATTTAACCTTATTACGGTCTCACAATTCGGAAAGAAGAGAATAGTAAAAGAAAATAATATTCCATGTGAATATATAGAAGTTATTCATAATGGAGTGGACGTTGAAAGGTTCACTCCACAAAATAGGAGGAAAGCAAAGGAATTATATGGAGACATTATAGAAAAAGAGGGAGTAAAAGTTCTTTATTTATCAAGATTTGTCGCTAGAAAAGGGTTCAATCTTCTTTTGAGGGCGATTCCGGAAGTTTTAAAAAAAGTTGATGCACACTTCATATTCGCAGGACCGGGTATTAAGCCCAATTTTGAGGTTTTTAGGATTCCAAAGGGGACTTACACATATTTGGGATATGTTTATCCACCAGATTATTTATATTCGATTGCTGACATCTTTGTATTACCGAGCTTTACTGAGAATTTTCCAATGAGTGTTCTCGAAGCTATGGCTTCTGAAGTCTGTGTATTGGCTACAAATGTTGGAGGAATACCAGAAATGGTAAAAAATAAATACAACGGTCTGCTTATACCTACAAAAGATGTCGATGCGTTAATTCGTTCGCTGGTTTATCTCATTGAAAATGATAGAGAAAGGAAGAAGATGGCAAAAAATGCTAGGAGAACGGTAGTGGAGAAGTTTACTTGGAAAAAGTCAGCTGAACTGACCTTGGAATATTACAAGGAAATACTGGAGGAGGGAAAGTGA
- a CDS encoding glycosyltransferase family 4 protein encodes MELNSKMGHNRINLLVALGNFYDPERPSWPEVMGIFGTSFPNLGHKVYWIMPYHGKPWDKIKKESFEKKVEIYLIPLMLSRNSAIFFVSLLSYMFRLFKISVELVKNNDINFILIRDNPWAGIVSLFIKKFFNIPIAFNYSFPMYQGAVDEFKINRSFFNLIRLIYWKIWELLVLLVLRFCDLILPISREMANQLREKNLSHKKMFPLPLGVDPRVFRVSANREEVRKRLSIGLEDITFIYVGSITVTRGLSILLNTAAKLKNERFKILFVGDGNDVSNLKTLASKLGIEEKVIFTGRVPYMEVPNYINASDVGLSIIAPLKCYYVASPCKLFEYMSLAKPVIANSELPEHERVIRQSKGGYLVRYDPQSIADVMRKILTIHESDRIELTKMGLKGKRWVLNNRTFEKMARKLSRVMLDIIKECEYGPRRTLK; translated from the coding sequence ATGGAGCTTAATTCAAAAATGGGACATAATAGAATTAATCTCTTGGTTGCTCTTGGAAACTTTTATGATCCTGAACGACCTAGCTGGCCGGAAGTTATGGGAATATTTGGCACTAGTTTTCCAAATTTAGGGCATAAGGTGTATTGGATTATGCCATACCACGGAAAACCTTGGGATAAAATAAAAAAAGAAAGTTTTGAAAAAAAAGTTGAAATATATCTTATTCCTCTTATGTTGTCAAGAAACTCAGCGATTTTCTTTGTCTCACTTCTTAGCTATATGTTTAGATTATTTAAAATCTCAGTAGAATTGGTTAAAAATAATGATATAAATTTCATTCTTATTAGAGATAATCCGTGGGCAGGCATTGTTTCGCTTTTTATAAAAAAATTTTTCAATATTCCCATTGCTTTTAATTATTCTTTTCCAATGTATCAAGGGGCTGTTGATGAGTTTAAAATTAATAGATCATTTTTTAATCTTATACGATTGATTTATTGGAAAATATGGGAATTACTAGTTCTTCTTGTTTTGAGATTCTGTGATCTAATTTTGCCTATAAGCAGAGAAATGGCAAATCAGCTGAGAGAGAAGAACCTTTCTCATAAAAAAATGTTCCCTCTCCCATTGGGTGTGGACCCTAGAGTATTTAGAGTGAGTGCAAACCGTGAAGAAGTCAGAAAAAGACTCTCGATAGGATTAGAAGATATTACATTTATTTATGTCGGTTCTATCACGGTGACTAGAGGACTTTCGATATTACTTAACACAGCCGCTAAGCTCAAAAATGAAAGATTCAAGATTCTTTTTGTGGGGGATGGAAACGATGTTTCTAACTTAAAAACTTTGGCCTCAAAATTGGGAATTGAAGAGAAAGTAATTTTTACTGGTAGAGTACCTTATATGGAAGTTCCGAATTACATAAATGCCTCTGATGTAGGCCTATCTATAATAGCTCCTCTAAAATGTTACTATGTAGCCTCACCATGTAAATTGTTTGAATATATGTCCCTAGCAAAGCCAGTGATAGCGAACTCGGAACTTCCTGAACACGAGAGAGTAATTCGGCAGTCTAAAGGAGGATATTTAGTCAGATATGATCCCCAAAGCATTGCTGATGTTATGAGGAAGATTTTGACGATACACGAGAGTGATAGGATTGAATTGACAAAAATGGGTTTGAAAGGGAAAAGATGGGTCTTAAATAACAGGACATTTGAGAAAATGGCAAGAAAATTATCAAGAGTGATGCTGGATATCATAAAGGAATGTGAATATGGCCCTCGTAGAACTTTAAAATAA